The following is a genomic window from Ethanoligenens harbinense YUAN-3.
CGCTGATTGATGTTGTCCTCCACCATCTGCGTGATTGCTTCATCATCGGAGAGGTTGCGGACGATACAGGGCATATCCGCGTACCCGGCCAATTCGCTGGCTTTTTGGCGGCGGTGGCCGGATATGATTTCATACCCGCCGTCCTCACGGGGCCGGACAATGGCGGGCTGCGTTACGCCCTTGTCCCTGACGCTTTCCACCATCGCCCGCATTTCATCATCATCCCGGACTTGGAATGGGTGATTTTTGAAAGCGTGAAGTTCTGACAGGTTGAGGAAAACGATCTGTTCCGTTTCGCCCTTGCGGGGAGGCTCTTTCGGCTCCTGTGGCGGTTCCGGCTCCGGGGCGGGGATTTCCTCCTTCACCGGGGCCTTTTTCGCGGCGGCGGGTTTCTGCTTTTCCGCGCGGGGCTTGCGCTCCTTTTTGGGAGATTCAGCCGGTTTTTCCGGTGCGACGGTCTGTTCGGCCTTATCCTCCTTTGGGTGTCTGCCTCTGCGTCCGGGTTTCTTTTCCGACATAAGCTCATTGATTTTGTCGGACGGAACAACCACGTCGCCAGGGACGGGGATGTGTTCGCCGCCGATGTCTGACGGTGCGGGCGGCTCAATCGGTTCTTTGGCCTCATTGGACAGCGCCGATTTCTCGGCGTCCGGTTTAGGGGCCGTGGCCTCGCCGCCGACTTCCGGCGGTGGGACGGCGAGAGCGGCTTTTTCCTCTGCCGGGATTTCACCGACCGGGGCGGTTGTCGCTTCCTCCGGCATATTGGCTTCGTCTTTTGCCATATGGTTTTTCCTCCTTGCTGATTTTTTGCAGTAAAAAAGGGCCGAGAAAAATCTCCGCCCGTTCTGCCTGTTTCGGTTCTTTCAAAATGATTTGCTAATCCGCAATCGTGAAATCCAGCGTCAGTTCATGGGAAACGGTTCGCGCGTTCGCCCAGGCTAAACCGAATTTAGCGGTAAGCGCCAGATTTCCCGATGCTCCGTTCGCGCCGAGCGTCCCCAATGGGACTTCCGAAGCGAGATCACCCGTGTAAACGGGCGTTCCCCGGTCAACCACCGTCCAGCCTGAACCGGCTGTTTTGCCGATTCCCACGCCGAGCGCAATTTTGCTTCCGGTCTGCGCCGCCGTCAGGCTGTTCCAATCCGGAAAGGACGTGGGGGCGGCGTCACCGATGCCGGAGGTCGCTTTCAGCCCCGCGACGGAAACCTTAATGGGAAAAATGGAATGGTTGGTGATCGGAATGTCCGGGGCGGTGAACGGCGTGTTGCTGTTCGGGTCAATCGCGTAACTGACACTGACCGGATGTGTGACAGACACCAACTCGTCCACGGAATAATGAGTAACGGATGAAACATTTCCGGCATTGTCCACGGCGGCGATATGGATGTAAAAGCCGCTGCCGGACGGACGGGAGAAGGTATAGCTGTTTGCTGTCGTGGTAATGCTCCCGTCCGGGACGGTATCCGGCTTATCGTCCACGACGATGGAATAACCTTTCATCCCGGTTTTCAAAGAAGCGGAAACAACCGGAGAATCGTATTTCACGCCGTCATTCTGGCCGGTGGCTTCCACATAATACTGATAGCCGGTGGCGTTGTCCTGCGAGGAATACTGGACGGTATATTGCGTCCGGTCGGAATTGTGCGTAACACTGGAAATCGTCGGCTTGTCCGGCGCGTCCAAATCCTGCCCCTTGTGGTCATTCCAGCTTGTGTCGGTCGTGATTTGAGCAAGGTAGAACAGGGTGTTTGCCGTGACGCGCTGCTCGTCCGGCGTGGCCTCGCCGTTGGAATGGCCGGTCTGAATCATGGCGCAGTTTGACCAGCTTGTCAGATAAAACGTATTCGTGCCATGCCCGCCGGAACCGGTGGCCTCCGCGCTGTTGGGGTAAGTGTACGGCGGCTGATACGTCATCCACACGTCCCCGAAAGCAAGCTGATTGGAATGGGACATCGGGACATTCAAGACTGTGCCAACGTCACCAATTTTCCACGGGTAGTTGGTGAGCAGGCCCTTCTTGGAAACCTTGATTTGCGCGCTGCCGAGCACCGTGTAATGCGGAATCGTCTGAATATTACAGTAATGGGCCAGCTTGAAGAAATTCGGCATGGAGATTGTATCATTGTCTACCATCGTGTCATGCCCGAAAAGGACGCCTCGCCCGGTTTTGATAAAGGCGTCGGTTTTACTCTCTGCCGCAGAGGATAAATCCTGACTGGCAAAGGCGTCCCACGCCCCGAAATACAGCACGTCGTATTTGTAGGTGCCGTCCACGTTTTTCAGGTAAGCGTCCGGGTTGGCGTTAAAATCGGAGATTGAAACGGTATCCACGGAAATAAGGCCCTTGCCGTACCCCTTGGAATCATACTCGTTCGGTGTCTCCATCCACATTTTCAGAGAAGCCGACTTCGGCAGGGTGTAACTCTTTCCCTGCCATGTCGTAAAGGAAACGGTCGGCTCAACAACGGGATAGATGTTCAGAACCTTCGCGTGGTCTTTGGCGGGGATGCTCTGGAAATTCGATTCATGCACGGATTTGGAATAGAGCATATAGCTGTACGGCTGGCTTTTGTCGCTGTTTGTCCAGTTCAGCGCCACATAGTTCCCTGACGGATTCGGCGTTGCGGTCAGCGTCAGAACCGACGCGGCGGAGGCCGCAAACGCGGGTGAAGCACTGGACAACAGGATACCGGCGGCAAGCAGAGGGACGAGAAAAAGCCGCCTGAATGATTGCCTCAAATAGAAACCCTCCCTTCGGCGTGGAAGGTTGGCCGGGAAAATCCCGGCCAATTCCCGCGCTTCTGTTTTTATGCGAGCTGGAATTGAAATACAAGCTGATGGTTGGCCGTGTACGCCCCGTCGAACGCAAGGCCGTAGTCTGCCGTCAGAGACAGCGCGCCGGAAGTGTTCGGATTCAGCGTCCCGACCTGCAACGGCGAATCGCTCACCGCCCAATGAGTGGAAGCGCTGTATCCGCTGTTCCAGCCGGAATTGCCTTTTGCCGCAATGCCGAGCGCAATGTACTTTTTGGAATCCACGAGGTTGAGCGAACGCCACGCTTTCGCGGACGGGTCAACGTCGGTAAAGGTCAGAGAGCCGCCTGAAGCGGCTTTCAGGGATTCCACCGTGGCGATCACCGCAACTTTGGTGTTGTTGGTCACGGTGATGTCGGGCGCGGTGAAGGTTTCGGCATCCGGGCTGATGGCGTAGGCCACGTTGATCGGATGGGTGACGGAGATGGTCAGCGGCGCGATGGAGCCGTTGATCGTCACGTTCCCCGTAATGCTGCCCGTGCCGGTGTCGGTTTTGTCGGCGGCGAACGCCGGGACTGCCGCCATCACGCCGAGCACGGCAAAGGTGACGATACCCGCGAGGATCTTTCTGAACCTGTTTTTCATTGAATAACCTCCTGCATGTTTTTATTTCAACCGCAAAAGCGGCTGATTACGAAACGGAAAGATGAATTTTGTAGTCGGCCATCCCAAGGTAGGACTTTGTATCCTTGCTGTAATACCGGATCGTCGCCGTCACGCTGTAATTTCCGGGTGAAATCTGCTTGGAGAGTGTAAGGCCGTCAATATGTTGGCCCGGATAGATCGGTGCTGATTTTGCTATGGTTTCGTCATCCAGCACGATTTCGCACTGCATAATGACGGTGTTGGAGGACGGATTTTCAACTTCCCATGTACCGGTGCTGCCTTTCGCTCCGCTGGAAAAAGACGCCTGCGCGCTTACTTTATCGGTGACGGTAACTTCCTGCTTTTGAAGCCGGGACAGGATTTCCTGCCGTGACGGGGTGCTGCTGCTTCCCGACTCCGCGCTGCCGGTATCGTCCAGAGACGGAACGGACGAGGATGGGGCGGAACTGGACGGCGGCGGATTCGGACTTGGGTGCTGATTTCCGCAGCTTCGCAGCAACAGCAACAGGAGAAGCAGCAAAAGCAGAAGAATCGCAAGAATGTACGGCCATTTGCGCTTCCGCTTTTCATCCTCCTTCCTGCGCCTGTTTCCATTGGCTTTTTCAGTTGTCATGCGTTTGCCTCCTTCATTCAGACACAAAAAAAGGGCCTGATTTTTCAATCAGACCCGTCGGGGATATGTTGTCCCTCCCTTCGACTTCGGGCCAACTTGGCCCGAAGTGACCGCTACCATACAAAAACACCGCCCATAGTCTCACTAAGGCGGTGTTTTGTGTAATGTGATAGCTCTAATGTTTTATTTTTTGCAGTTTTCCTAATACGTTTGGCTCATATGAAAATAAGGCGCATCCGCCATTGACCCGGCCGCAACGGCAAAAAACAGAAAGCCGGCAACGATCCGCAAGGATCATTACCGGCTTTTATTTCGGGACAATCGGGCGCCTGGAATCGCGTCCGATTTCCCTGCATTGTTCCACCGACAATGGGGTGCAATGCCGTCAGGATTCTTCTTCGTTTGCCATGAGATTGACTCCCCTGCAATTCACAGAGGTCGAAAACACGATTTGCGTGGATGTGTTCCCAAATTTTTGAAGCTGGTTGATAAAAACATCCAGCTCCACCGTGCTTTTGAACGCCACCTTGATTAGCATCGAGTACTGCCCCGTCACACAATGGCACTCCATGACATTGGGGCACTGGGAAATGAACGGGTAAAAAACCGTTTTCTTCTTGGGGGACATCTCCAGATTGATAAAAGCGGTGACATGGTATCCGATCTTGACATGGTCGACTGTGGCCATATAGCCTGTAATGATCCCGCGTTTTTCCAGAGAATCAATCCTCGCAGACACGGCAGGCGACGACATATACACCATTTGGGCGATCTGCTTGATTGGAAGCCGTGCGTTCTGCTCCAAAATCGTAAGAATTTTACAGTCTATTTTGTCCATTTGAATCACATGCAACCTTCCGTCTATGTTTTCACACACTCTATCATAGCGGATGTGTTTTGATTCCACAAGGCGGTTAAACAAAAAAGCAGGACCGTTTACACCATTTATGATAGGGTTGCACACCTTTTCACATAAAAAAGCAGAATGCACTTTCTGAAAAACAAGTAGCTGCTTCAACATCGTCCGGTGATTAGAACCGATTTCCAATGATTTGGAATATAGCAATCTATATAGACGGTCACCGAAAGACTTTAGACTTATCCGACGCGAATTTTTTACAAAAAATGCCCCCTGATTTTTGGGGAGGCACTGTTGCCCGCTCAGCTTATTAACAGCGGAAAAGCGCCAGACATCCTTTACCAATACTCGTTATATACTCTATGCCGGCATAGTTCAAGTCTTTAACAAAATGTCACCATAAAATTATTGCCTTTTGGCATAGTAGCTATTTTCACTTTTCATTACGGAATTATTCTTTTACATATGGTTTGCCTGTGCTACCATATAAATGAACCAGGCGCATACGAACGCTTGCAAAACGTTTTCATGGATTTGAGCTATCTTATGCTAAATATGGTAAATTTCAAACTCACCTTTGAATCCATTGCTAATTACTATATTTTTATATTCTTCAATTTTATCCTTACTATCAAAATCATTGAAAAACCATGTTATCTGATTTGTGTCTATTCTTTTAAAGATGTTTTGGAGATATATTCTGTCGACAGATGAAAAGGAAAATCCATACGAATAGATGCTTGTTATCTGAGAATGAATTTTCTTAAAAAATCCTTCGTTGTCCCGAATCGCGTTTTGAGTGTCTTTTCTCAGCACTTTGCGCATCAATCCATACTCATATTCCGTTCCCGGATGTAGTATCGCTTCAGCCATTTCCGGATAAAAAGGCGCTTTGTCTTTTCCGTGCCCAAACAATAGTTTTCCACCTTGAACCCCATGAATATGGCATACGTCTTTAATTCCATATTTTAGTTCTAGTGTCTTTGTATAATTAAATGATAAAAACAAGTCGCTCTTATTATACAAATCACAGAACTCTTGTTTTAAGGTAATGCTTCTAACATCAATAGAATCTATCCATTTACTAAAATACAATGGGATCTGTTGAACAATATCATATAGCCTTTTAGAAAGATATTCATAATAGTCTTCCAATTCGATGTCATATTCTTCCACAATTTCATCTTCATCAATATCCGGCAGCAACATATCATAATCAATTTCTGATAACGAATCTTCTAAGTTTCCCCACGTGATCCCATTTACTTCAGCTAATATATATTCAATAAAATCCATAATAGTAGAAGTGGTTAATTGCATTTTATCGTCAAGATCGCCCAAGTACGATTGGATGTCATCATATTCACATTGATCGAAATCTTCCACATAATTACATCTTAGGTACTCGTGAAAATCCTCATATGTTGTCGCTAAGCCATGAGATAAATCAAAGCCGTTTCCAATAATAAACAGTTTTTCCATATCAGCCTGCCCCCTTCAATATTTATAAGTAAACCCGCTATGTAGATTTACAATATTTACGATCAAGTGGTGATTGACATCGTTTGTTATTGCGCAGGTATTCTACAACACTTCACCTCCATATACTTAGACTCCATGCCGTAATTTACTATCTATTAAATTTCCAATTATCGCTGGACAGGGTGGATCGTAAGAATGCAGGGCTCGGAACTGACAAGGTCAATGTCAAAAAGGAAT
Proteins encoded in this region:
- a CDS encoding ParB/RepB/Spo0J family partition protein, yielding MAKDEANMPEEATTAPVGEIPAEEKAALAVPPPEVGGEATAPKPDAEKSALSNEAKEPIEPPAPSDIGGEHIPVPGDVVVPSDKINELMSEKKPGRRGRHPKEDKAEQTVAPEKPAESPKKERKPRAEKQKPAAAKKAPVKEEIPAPEPEPPQEPKEPPRKGETEQIVFLNLSELHAFKNHPFQVRDDDEMRAMVESVRDKGVTQPAIVRPREDGGYEIISGHRRQKASELAGYADMPCIVRNLSDDEAITQMVEDNINQRENILPSERAKALKMQLEAIKRQGARGDLSTSGQLGPKSENGQRSNAVVAERNKMTVKQVQRYIKLNDLVPDLIKMVDDKKISFTPAVEMSFIRPKNQRYIAVAIEGQQSAPSLSQAQRMRELDQKGMLNGDVIDGIMLEEKKEVDKVIISSQELSQYFGKEKTPREMKDTIIKLLDEWKEKQPELAKPEKQAEQEK
- a CDS encoding DUF5057 domain-containing protein, translating into MRQSFRRLFLVPLLAAGILLSSASPAFAASAASVLTLTATPNPSGNYVALNWTNSDKSQPYSYMLYSKSVHESNFQSIPAKDHAKVLNIYPVVEPTVSFTTWQGKSYTLPKSASLKMWMETPNEYDSKGYGKGLISVDTVSISDFNANPDAYLKNVDGTYKYDVLYFGAWDAFASQDLSSAAESKTDAFIKTGRGVLFGHDTMVDNDTISMPNFFKLAHYCNIQTIPHYTVLGSAQIKVSKKGLLTNYPWKIGDVGTVLNVPMSHSNQLAFGDVWMTYQPPYTYPNSAEATGSGGHGTNTFYLTSWSNCAMIQTGHSNGEATPDEQRVTANTLFYLAQITTDTSWNDHKGQDLDAPDKPTISSVTHNSDRTQYTVQYSSQDNATGYQYYVEATGQNDGVKYDSPVVSASLKTGMKGYSIVVDDKPDTVPDGSITTTANSYTFSRPSGSGFYIHIAAVDNAGNVSSVTHYSVDELVSVTHPVSVSYAIDPNSNTPFTAPDIPITNHSIFPIKVSVAGLKATSGIGDAAPTSFPDWNSLTAAQTGSKIALGVGIGKTAGSGWTVVDRGTPVYTGDLASEVPLGTLGANGASGNLALTAKFGLAWANARTVSHELTLDFTIAD
- a CDS encoding Lrp/AsnC family transcriptional regulator yields the protein MDKIDCKILTILEQNARLPIKQIAQMVYMSSPAVSARIDSLEKRGIITGYMATVDHVKIGYHVTAFINLEMSPKKKTVFYPFISQCPNVMECHCVTGQYSMLIKVAFKSTVELDVFINQLQKFGNTSTQIVFSTSVNCRGVNLMANEEES
- a CDS encoding bacteriophage abortive infection AbiH family protein, whose protein sequence is MEKLFIIGNGFDLSHGLATTYEDFHEYLRCNYVEDFDQCEYDDIQSYLGDLDDKMQLTTSTIMDFIEYILAEVNGITWGNLEDSLSEIDYDMLLPDIDEDEIVEEYDIELEDYYEYLSKRLYDIVQQIPLYFSKWIDSIDVRSITLKQEFCDLYNKSDLFLSFNYTKTLELKYGIKDVCHIHGVQGGKLLFGHGKDKAPFYPEMAEAILHPGTEYEYGLMRKVLRKDTQNAIRDNEGFFKKIHSQITSIYSYGFSFSSVDRIYLQNIFKRIDTNQITWFFNDFDSKDKIEEYKNIVISNGFKGEFEIYHI